Proteins encoded by one window of Salvia splendens isolate huo1 chromosome 14, SspV2, whole genome shotgun sequence:
- the LOC121765932 gene encoding wound-induced protein 1-like: MHLLTGSNKDSSSPEFSFVPHSVAAFGPTVLAEGFDPTHSIAWVHAWTVTDGIITQVREYFNTSLTVTRFSAAAGQSDCSIATLHCPSVWESSLPGRVGKSVPGLVLAI, encoded by the coding sequence ATGCACCTCCTCACCGGCAGCAACAAGGACTCCTCCTCCCCGGAATTCAGCTTCGTCCCCCACAGCGTCGCCGCCTTCGGCCCCACGGTCCTCGCCGAGGGCTTCGACCCGACCCACTCCATCGCCTGGGTCCACGCCTGGACCGTCACCGATGGGATAATCACCCAGGTCCGCGAGTACTTCAACACCTCCCTCACCGTCACCCgcttctccgccgccgccggccAATCCGACTGCAGCATTGCCACCCTCCACTGCCCCTCCGTCTGGGAGAGCAGCCTCCCGGGTCGGGTCGGCAAGTCCGTCCCCGGTCTCGTCCTCGCTATCTAA
- the LOC121764010 gene encoding uncharacterized protein LOC121764010, translated as MFMGRSIQSAQNIQQFVRFISSPQIESRRAVQLKPKSSARPDPTEPTPDPQKLRVRTRLMEAAENSERQRRTPLADVVSDCARRWFQDALKEAKTGDTAMQVLVGQMYTSGYGVAKDAQKGRAWINRAARSRSSAWKVGDKRPGYNASDSDSDEAEEVSNS; from the exons ATGTTTATGGGAAGATCAATTCAATCTGCACAAAACATCCAGCAATTTGTCCGATTCATCTCTTCCCCTCAAATAGAGTCACGCCGCGCTGTCCAATTGAAACCCAAATCCAGTGCTCGACCCGACCCGACTGAGCCCACACCCGACCCGCAAAAGCTAAGGGTGCGCACCCGCCTCATGGAAGCGGCCGAGAACTCCGAGCGGCAGCGGAGGACGCCGCTGGCGGATGTGGTGTCGGACTGCGCAAGGCGGTGGTTTCAAGACGCGCTCAAGGAGGCCAAAACTGGCGATACCGCCATGCAGGTGCTTGTGGGCCAGATGTATACAAGTGGATACGGGGTTGCTAAAGATGCCCAGAAG GGAAGAGCGTGGATTAACAGGGCAGCGAGAAGTCGGTCTTCGGCATGGAAAGTAGGCGATAAGCGTCCAG GTTATAATGCTAGTGATTCAGATTCGGACGAGGCAGAAGAAGTCTCAAATAGTTAA